In Amycolatopsis solani, a single window of DNA contains:
- a CDS encoding 2OG-Fe(II) oxygenase — MSTFEKRVAAADWAAVAAEVDDYGCALLPQLLTPADCAQLVALWDEPSHFRATVNLRRHRFGDNGDYHYFAAPFPEPVQRLRQALYPRLLPIARDWSARLGREAEWPSTLDEWLAICHAAGQRRPTPILLRYETGGWNALHRDLYGDKVFPLQVVINLNNPGTDHTGGEFLLVEQRPRAQSRGTATLIPQGHGLVFTTRDRPVRSARGWSAAPVRHGVSAVRTGRRHTLGLVFHDAA; from the coding sequence ATGAGCACTTTCGAGAAACGCGTCGCCGCGGCCGACTGGGCCGCGGTGGCGGCGGAGGTCGACGACTACGGCTGCGCGCTCCTGCCCCAGCTGCTCACGCCGGCGGACTGCGCGCAGCTGGTGGCGTTGTGGGACGAACCATCGCACTTCCGGGCGACGGTGAACCTGCGCCGCCACCGCTTCGGGGACAACGGCGACTACCACTACTTCGCCGCGCCGTTCCCGGAGCCCGTCCAGCGGCTGCGGCAGGCGCTCTACCCGCGGCTGCTGCCGATCGCGCGGGACTGGTCCGCGCGGCTGGGCCGGGAGGCGGAGTGGCCGTCCACTTTGGACGAGTGGCTCGCGATCTGCCACGCGGCGGGCCAACGGCGCCCGACACCGATCCTGCTGCGCTACGAGACAGGCGGCTGGAACGCCCTGCACCGTGACCTCTACGGCGACAAGGTGTTCCCCCTCCAGGTGGTGATCAACCTGAACAACCCGGGCACCGACCACACCGGCGGCGAGTTCCTCTTGGTGGAGCAGCGCCCGCGAGCACAATCCCGCGGCACGGCAACGCTCATCCCGCAGGGCCACGGCCTGGTCTTCACCACCCGCGACCGCCCGGTCCGCTCCGCCCGCGGCTGGTCGGCAGCCCCAGTCCGCCACGGCGTATCAGCAGTCCGCACCGGCCGCCGCCACACCCTGGGCCTCGTCTTCCACGACGCGGCATGA
- a CDS encoding methylated-DNA--[protein]-cysteine S-methyltransferase produces the protein MTDIFFAAPELYQLDPNPLHAQLAAAADREGLLDVAYRTLDTPVGSLLLAATKQGLVKVAFDRQDHDAVLAELASLISPRILHAPARLDPVVRQLDEYFAGGRHSFDVPLDFRLARGFRLSVLEHLPEITYGHTESYAQVAAAAGSPKAVRAVGTACALNPLPLVVPCHRVVRSDGSYGQYAGGEEAKRLLLTMEAA, from the coding sequence ATGACGGACATCTTCTTCGCTGCTCCAGAGCTCTACCAGCTCGACCCGAACCCCCTGCACGCCCAGCTCGCCGCCGCCGCCGACCGCGAAGGCCTGCTGGACGTCGCCTACCGGACACTCGACACCCCGGTCGGCTCCCTGCTGCTCGCCGCGACGAAGCAGGGACTGGTCAAGGTGGCGTTCGACCGCCAAGACCACGACGCGGTGCTGGCCGAGCTGGCCTCGCTCATCAGCCCCCGGATCCTCCACGCCCCGGCCCGCCTCGACCCGGTCGTCCGCCAGCTCGACGAGTACTTCGCCGGCGGACGCCACTCCTTCGACGTCCCCCTCGACTTCCGGCTCGCCCGCGGATTCCGCCTGTCCGTGCTGGAGCACCTGCCGGAGATCACGTACGGCCACACAGAGAGCTACGCCCAGGTCGCCGCGGCGGCGGGCAGCCCGAAGGCCGTCCGCGCGGTCGGCACGGCATGCGCGCTGAACCCGCTGCCGCTGGTGGTGCCCTGCCACCGAGTCGTCCGCTCCGACGGCTCGTACGGCCAGTACGCCGGCGGCGAGGAGGCGAAGCGGCTGCTGCTCACGATGGAAGCAGCTTGA
- a CDS encoding RNA polymerase sigma factor: protein MIVKPFEQIVAEHGPMVLRVCRAVLGPADAEDAWSETFLSALRAYPELPADANVQAWLVTIAHRKAIDVTRAQARRPLPVGEIPDRPGRAETFTGDLWDALARLPDKQRLAVAYHYLAGLPYREIAEITGGTADAARRAAADGVKALRSTYPLEGAHS from the coding sequence GTGATCGTGAAACCGTTCGAGCAGATCGTGGCCGAGCACGGGCCGATGGTGCTCCGCGTCTGCCGGGCCGTCCTCGGCCCCGCCGACGCCGAGGACGCCTGGTCGGAGACCTTCCTGTCGGCGTTGAGGGCGTACCCGGAACTGCCGGCGGACGCGAACGTCCAGGCGTGGCTCGTCACGATCGCGCACCGCAAGGCCATCGACGTCACCCGCGCGCAAGCCCGCCGCCCACTGCCGGTCGGGGAAATCCCGGACCGGCCGGGCCGCGCGGAGACGTTCACCGGCGACCTGTGGGACGCGCTGGCGAGGTTGCCGGACAAGCAACGCCTCGCCGTCGCCTACCACTATCTGGCCGGGCTGCCGTACCGCGAAATCGCGGAGATCACCGGGGGCACCGCGGACGCCGCACGCCGCGCCGCCGCCGACGGCGTCAAGGCACTGCGCAGCACTTACCCCTTGGAAGGAGCGCACTCATGA